The Herpetosiphonaceae bacterium genome has a window encoding:
- a CDS encoding MbtH family protein, whose amino-acid sequence MNRDEQEDTTIYKVVVNHEEQYSIWPADRENALGWRDAGKSGLKQECLDYIKEVWTDMRPLSLRKKMEENAGNQ is encoded by the coding sequence ATGAATCGGGACGAACAAGAAGATACGACGATCTACAAGGTCGTTGTTAACCACGAAGAGCAGTATTCGATCTGGCCCGCCGACCGCGAGAACGCGCTGGGCTGGCGCGACGCCGGCAAGAGCGGACTCAAGCAGGAGTGTCTGGACTACATCAAAGAGGTCTGGACCGACATGCGCCCGCTGAGCCTGCGCAAAAAGATGGAAGAGAACGCAGGCAATCAGTAG